A single genomic interval of Lathyrus oleraceus cultivar Zhongwan6 chromosome 7, CAAS_Psat_ZW6_1.0, whole genome shotgun sequence harbors:
- the LOC127103976 gene encoding formamidopyrimidine-DNA glycosylase — MLKFKRCNLRGASPRKLVSLKGKASEMGGYFIVNGLERYIRPIIMPKRNYPMSTVRSSFSEKREGYADKAVVIRCVRADQTSLTVKLYCLRNGSARLGFWIQGREYMLPVEENCIGKKITKCIVADDSKVIDGVSHSEFEASVIGKTIVAARRKGKNMWLQLDSPPFPFFQFGMASAIYIRGVAVINYKRSAVNDEDEWPSKYSKFFIQLDDGLEISFTDKRRFAKVRLLKDPTSVPPISELGPDALFEPMTLDEFTGRLHKKKTEIKVLLLDQSYISGIGNWVADEVLYQARIHPQQSASSLSGENCSTLYECSKEVIEKAVEVETRNQVQHQPTPMATETHQWQNLQNQTEENSINIQQKTQLISNRKLTSDNPNATTTSLQQLFSRSPLNTPQAAATQHRMPAVSMSATTLNRAPSHLQNQQYRAE, encoded by the exons ATGCTAAAGTTTAAGCGATGCAACTTGAGAGGTGCTTCTCCCCGGAAACTTGTGTCATTGAAGGGAAAGGCATCGGAAATGGGCGGTTACTTCATCGTGAATGGCCTTGAGAGATATATTCGACCTATAATTATGCCAAAACGAAATTATCCAATGAGTACGGTACGAAGTTCATTTAGTGAAAAGCGGGAAGGATATGCTGATAAAGCAGTTGTAATAAGGTGTGTAAGAGCTGATCAAACCTCATTAACGGTAAAATTATATTGCCTTCGTAATGGGAGTGCAAGGCTTGGTTTCTGGATACAAGGAAGAGAGTACATGCTTCCTGTGG AAGAGAACTGTATCGGGAAGAAGATAACCAAGTGCATCGTTGCCGATGATTCAAAAGTCATCGACGGTGTTTCTCACTCCGAATTTGAAGCTTCCGTCATCGGCAAAACCATTGTCGCAGCTCGCCGGAAGGGCAAGAACATGTGGCTTCAGCTCGATTCTCCGCCGTTTCCTTTCTTCCAATTCGGTATGGCTAGTGCGATATACATCAGGGGAGTTGCAGTAATAAATTACAAAAGGTCTGCTGTAAATGATGAGGATGAATGGCCTTCCAAATATTCAAAGTTTTTTATTCAGCTAGATGATGGTTTGGAGATATCTTTCACTGACAAAAGGAGATTTGCAAAAGTTCGCCTGCTCAAAGATCCGACATCAGTGCCTCCCATATCCGAGCTTGGTCCTGATGCACTCTTTGAACCCATGACACTTGACGAATTCACTGGGCGTTTGCACAAGAAGAAAACTGAAATCAAGGTTTTATTACTAGATCAAAGCTATATTTCAGGTATTGGAAATTGGGTTGCAGATGAAGTGCTCTACCAAGCAAGGATTCATCCACAGCAGTCAGCTTCTAGTTTGTCGGGAGAAAACTGCTCAACTTTGTATGAGTGTAGTAAAGAGGTTATTGAAAAAGCAGTTGAAGTTGAAACACGTAACCAAGTACAACATCAGCCAACTCCAATGGCAACGGAAACGCATCAATGGCAGAACCTGCAAAACCAAACTGAAGAAAACTCAATTAATATCCAACAGAAAACTCAATTAATATCCAACAGAAAACTCACTTCCGATAATCCAAATGCAACCACAACAAGCTTGCAGCAACTTTTTTCTCGTTCCCCGCTGAACACGCCTCAGGCAGCAGCAACACAACATCGAATGCCGGCAGTTAGTATGTCAGCCACAACTCTTAACCGAGCACCAAGTCATTTGCAAAACCAACAATACAGAGCAG AATAA